In the genome of Nitrospira japonica, one region contains:
- a CDS encoding CBS domain-containing protein: MDRMTSRRRRGGLYLESTEAEQLGVLPGEERRVKDVMDRHLAVIPPASDLAQATEVMQQRQVTSLIVGEESAPMGLLTDRDLAMQLTRAEPQRARTVGEVIAGRQTLVCHEDDILGDALSAMKDRQLSSLPVVNGRGIVVGMLSPLEVASAAVPTVTPAWTEGMRQPETMSDQRGQRKGGDDEGRTVHPGH; the protein is encoded by the coding sequence ATGGACAGAATGACATCACGGCGGCGCCGCGGGGGACTGTACCTGGAGTCTACTGAAGCGGAACAACTGGGGGTTCTCCCCGGTGAAGAACGACGGGTAAAGGACGTCATGGATCGGCATCTCGCGGTCATCCCCCCAGCATCGGACCTGGCGCAGGCTACGGAGGTCATGCAACAGCGGCAGGTCACGTCTTTGATCGTTGGAGAAGAATCGGCACCGATGGGTCTGCTGACCGACCGCGACCTGGCGATGCAGCTCACACGCGCGGAGCCACAGCGGGCCCGGACAGTCGGAGAAGTGATCGCGGGACGACAGACCCTCGTCTGTCATGAGGACGACATCCTGGGGGATGCATTATCCGCGATGAAGGACCGGCAACTATCTTCGCTGCCCGTCGTGAACGGGCGCGGCATCGTGGTCGGCATGCTCTCGCCGCTCGAAGTCGCTTCCGCCGCCGTGCCGACGGTCACTCCGGCATGGACCGAGGGAATGCGCCAACCGGAAACCATGAGCGATCAGCGGGGGCAACGGAAAGGAGGAGACGATGAAGGACGGACAGTTCACCCTGGACATTAA
- a CDS encoding ferritin-like domain-containing protein, producing MKDGQFTLDIKSIRERARKHIGDGAVTAGYKAKAPVVLNLLNDALATEVVCVLRYKRHYFMAQGLRSESVKTEFLEHAKEEQAHADALAERIVQLGGEPNFSPDGLLSRSHSEYAEGHSLEDMISEDLVAERIAIDSYRQMIEYIGADDPTTRRLLEEITAKEEEHAEDLASLLNKS from the coding sequence ATGAAGGACGGACAGTTCACCCTGGACATTAAATCGATTCGAGAACGGGCGCGTAAACACATCGGGGACGGCGCGGTGACGGCGGGCTACAAGGCCAAGGCGCCCGTCGTGCTCAATCTTCTCAATGACGCCCTGGCGACCGAGGTCGTCTGCGTGCTGCGCTACAAGCGGCACTATTTTATGGCGCAAGGGCTGAGATCGGAGAGCGTCAAGACCGAATTCCTGGAGCATGCCAAGGAAGAGCAGGCGCATGCGGATGCCCTCGCCGAGCGGATCGTGCAATTGGGCGGAGAGCCGAATTTTTCGCCCGATGGCCTATTGAGCCGCAGCCATTCGGAATATGCCGAAGGTCATTCCTTGGAGGATATGATCAGCGAGGATCTCGTCGCCGAGCGGATTGCCATCGACAGCTATCGGCAGATGATCGAGTACATCGGTGCGGACGATCCGACGACGCGGCGATTGCTTGAGGAGATTACGGCCAAGGAAGAAGAGCATGCCGAGGATCTCGCCAGTCTGTTGAACAAGTCTTGA